One Campylobacter sputorum subsp. sputorum DNA segment encodes these proteins:
- a CDS encoding DNA-directed RNA polymerase subunit omega has translation MRTEQIVSKALLNFDGDRYKLSLAVAKRAKALSMGAAPLIETDTRKMKFTDIAIMEIADGKVKIEASVEAKK, from the coding sequence ATGAGAACAGAACAAATAGTTTCAAAAGCACTTTTAAATTTTGATGGAGATAGATACAAGCTTTCACTTGCCGTTGCAAAAAGAGCAAAAGCTCTTTCTATGGGAGCAGCTCCACTTATAGAAACTGACACTAGAAAAATGAAATTTACAGATATTGCTATCATGGAAATAGCTGATGGAAAAGTTAAAATAGAGGCGAGCGTTGAAGCAAAAAAATAG
- a CDS encoding cell division protein FtsX, which produces MKSFKSNMSVFLPLFILLFSFEFSFNAKNIVKNYEMAMNKDYNIIVVSKNDINETILKKEIYTFQSANKLTTDSILDKLKEDISSKNLSILKNSLPNFYSIKLNAFPSTKYMNEVKSKLLKIDGVTRVETFSKTHDKIYKFLLISKYFSYIFTSLITLIGLMLIYKQMKIWIYEHRERIDIMSLFGAAFWLKGGSLYKMVFISSLLSSAFVILFFVIIFNLESVKNAFFELAIMLPEINILHDFSILFGISLALTLIAVSFVMIKTSRSSV; this is translated from the coding sequence ATGAAATCTTTTAAAAGTAATATGAGTGTGTTTTTGCCTTTATTTATCTTGCTTTTTTCATTTGAATTTTCTTTTAATGCAAAAAATATAGTAAAAAATTATGAAATGGCTATGAATAAAGATTATAACATCATAGTTGTATCTAAAAATGATATAAATGAGACTATACTTAAAAAAGAAATTTATACATTTCAATCAGCTAATAAACTAACTACTGATTCGATACTAGATAAATTAAAAGAAGATATATCTTCAAAAAATTTATCTATTTTAAAAAACTCACTTCCAAATTTTTATTCTATAAAGTTAAATGCTTTTCCTAGTACAAAATATATGAATGAAGTTAAAAGTAAGCTTTTAAAAATAGACGGAGTTACTAGAGTTGAAACTTTTTCTAAAACTCACGATAAGATATATAAATTTCTTTTGATTTCTAAGTATTTTTCATATATTTTTACATCTTTAATAACGCTAATAGGCTTGATGCTTATATATAAACAGATGAAAATTTGGATATATGAACACAGGGAAAGAATAGATATAATGTCTCTTTTTGGGGCTGCTTTTTGGCTAAAAGGAGGTAGTTTATATAAAATGGTTTTTATTAGCTCTTTGCTTTCTAGTGCATTTGTTATACTATTTTTTGTAATTATTTTTAATCTAGAAAGTGTTAAAAACGCATTTTTTGAACTTGCCATTATGCTTCCTGAGATAAACATACTTCATGATTTTTCTATCCTTTTTGGTATATCATTGGCACTTACATTAATTGCTGTAAGTTTTGTTATGATAAAAACATCTAGGTCTAGTGTATGA
- the pyrH gene encoding UMP kinase, whose translation MDKKKRILVKFSGEALAGTTGFGIDVSILKQISLQIKELVLNDIEVSIVIGGGNIIRGVSASAGGIIKRASGDHMGMLATVINAIAMREALENAGMDVRVQSAIKMEAICETFILGRAQRHLEKGRVVIFAAGTGNPFFTTDTAATLRAIEIEADLIIKATKVNGVYDKDPNKYEEAKLLNVLSYEDAMKDNIKVMDDTAIALAKDNNLPIVVCNMFKDGNLLKITNGDFSECSIVRNLNQEI comes from the coding sequence ATGGATAAGAAAAAAAGAATACTTGTTAAATTTTCAGGTGAAGCACTTGCTGGAACAACTGGTTTTGGTATAGATGTTTCTATACTTAAACAAATTTCACTACAGATTAAAGAGCTTGTTTTAAACGATATTGAAGTTAGCATAGTAATTGGCGGAGGCAATATCATAAGAGGTGTAAGTGCCTCGGCTGGCGGCATTATAAAAAGAGCAAGCGGAGATCATATGGGTATGCTTGCAACTGTAATAAATGCAATTGCTATGAGAGAAGCTTTAGAAAATGCAGGAATGGATGTTAGAGTTCAAAGTGCAATAAAAATGGAAGCGATATGTGAAACTTTCATTTTAGGTAGAGCTCAAAGACATTTAGAAAAAGGTCGTGTTGTTATCTTTGCAGCAGGAACGGGTAATCCATTTTTTACAACGGATACCGCAGCAACTCTAAGGGCTATAGAAATAGAAGCGGATCTTATAATAAAAGCCACAAAAGTAAATGGTGTATATGATAAAGATCCAAACAAATATGAAGAAGCGAAGTTGCTAAATGTTTTAAGTTATGAAGATGCAATGAAAGATAACATTAAAGTTATGGACGATACTGCCATTGCTTTAGCAAAAGACAATAACTTGCCAATAGTAGTATGTAATATGTTTAAAGATGGAAATTTGCTTAAAATTACAAATGGTGATTTTAGTGAGTGTTCTATTGTAAGAAATTTAAATCAGGAGATATAA
- a CDS encoding murein hydrolase activator EnvC family protein, which yields MKKAIFLFFAVFICFCGAATSTKDKIADKSNTLKSTQELEKSLNKKLEELASDIVVGEKNIALTDDQIKKLENQVEELKQKSTLELSELDKLTKQNSDLIRSKQNMEEMMIRIIAENFSFDLLSGDDIEESEESIISREIVSNLSKDMKSKFEQLAKNYEETTNLIKTQNSKINNIKNSLKEYEDKKNELTITRKKRSDALEKSKKDKDIYLSRLTKLQAQQDELRKTLEKLKILSAKEDEEKKRKQAKESLKSSKSKNSSDNDIRIVGSSYKKGNVKKYTGSKTISPLENFTVKQKFGNYVDSVYNIKIFNESVVLSSNEPNAKVRSVLAGRVVFAKNTSVLDNVVIIENPNGIHTIYAHLSQIAPTISVGSKVSKGYTIGRVKRDLTFEVTQQNYHIDPLEMISF from the coding sequence ATGAAAAAAGCTATATTTCTTTTTTTTGCTGTTTTTATCTGTTTTTGTGGGGCTGCAACTTCAACAAAAGATAAAATTGCAGATAAATCAAATACCCTTAAATCAACACAAGAGTTAGAAAAATCTCTTAATAAAAAATTAGAAGAACTTGCAAGTGATATCGTAGTTGGCGAAAAAAATATAGCATTAACAGATGATCAGATTAAAAAATTAGAAAATCAAGTTGAAGAGTTAAAACAAAAATCAACTCTTGAATTAAGCGAACTTGATAAACTTACAAAACAAAACTCAGATCTTATACGTAGTAAGCAAAATATGGAAGAAATGATGATTCGCATAATTGCAGAAAATTTCTCTTTTGATTTACTTTCCGGAGATGATATAGAAGAGAGCGAAGAAAGTATCATAAGTAGGGAAATAGTTTCAAATTTAAGCAAAGATATGAAATCTAAATTTGAACAACTTGCAAAAAATTATGAGGAAACTACAAATTTAATAAAAACTCAAAATTCAAAGATAAACAATATAAAAAATAGCCTAAAAGAGTATGAAGATAAAAAAAACGAACTTACAATAACAAGAAAAAAACGCTCAGACGCACTTGAAAAATCAAAAAAAGATAAAGATATATATCTTTCTAGACTTACAAAACTTCAAGCACAGCAAGATGAACTTAGAAAAACTCTTGAGAAGTTAAAAATTTTAAGTGCAAAAGAAGATGAAGAAAAAAAGAGAAAACAAGCAAAAGAGAGTTTAAAATCATCAAAATCTAAAAACTCATCAGATAATGATATTAGAATAGTTGGTTCAAGTTATAAAAAAGGCAATGTTAAAAAATACACCGGATCAAAAACTATATCACCGCTTGAAAATTTCACAGTAAAACAGAAATTTGGTAATTATGTTGACTCCGTTTATAACATTAAGATATTTAATGAATCAGTAGTTCTTTCTTCAAATGAACCAAATGCGAAAGTAAGAAGTGTTCTTGCTGGAAGAGTTGTTTTTGCAAAAAATACAAGTGTTTTAGATAATGTTGTGATAATTGAAAATCCAAACGGTATACATACGATATATGCACATCTTTCTCAAATAGCCCCTACTATAAGTGTTGGCAGTAAAGTTTCCAAAGGTTATACGATAGGAAGAGTTAAAAGAGATTTGACATTTGAAGTTACCCAACAAAATTATCATATTGATCCTCTTGAAATGATTTCTTTTTAA